One genomic window of Blastopirellula retiformator includes the following:
- a CDS encoding glutamate synthase subunit beta, which yields MGKPTGFMEFKRETIPYRDPLLRIHDYDEFQVNVDEQFLKTQGARCMDCGVPFCQSATGCPVDNLIPEWNDLVYKGRWREALDRLHKTNNFPEFTGRVCPAPCENACVLGIHEPPVTIKNIEVSIIDRGWEEGWISPKPPTKRTGKKVAVVGSGPAGLAAADQLNKAGHQVTVYERDDRIGGLLMYGIPNMKLEKERVVERRVDLMKAEGIEFVTGAHIGVNVQMEDLRKDNDAVVLAVGATKPRDLPIPGRDLDGVYFAMQFLKANTKSLLDSELKDGNYISAEGKDVIVIGGGDTGTDCLGTSIRHGAKSVVNFELLPQPPKQRASDNPWPQWARIFRVDYGHQEAEAKFGHDPRTYCVLSKEFIGDDKGNLTGIRTVNVEWKNDDGRWNMQEVPGSDKVWKADLILLAMGFLGPEETLVEKLGMETDQRSNFKAEYGRFATNVDGVFAAGDCRRGQSLIVWAINEGRGAARECDRFLMGKTELP from the coding sequence ATGGGTAAGCCCACCGGATTTATGGAATTCAAGCGTGAAACGATCCCCTATCGGGATCCGCTTCTACGCATCCACGATTACGACGAGTTTCAAGTCAATGTTGACGAGCAGTTCCTGAAGACGCAGGGCGCTCGTTGCATGGACTGCGGCGTGCCGTTCTGCCAAAGTGCGACTGGCTGCCCTGTCGACAACCTGATTCCGGAATGGAACGACCTGGTCTACAAGGGACGTTGGCGCGAAGCGCTCGACCGTCTGCACAAGACCAACAACTTCCCGGAATTCACCGGTCGCGTTTGCCCGGCGCCGTGCGAAAACGCCTGCGTGCTTGGCATTCACGAACCGCCGGTGACGATCAAAAATATCGAAGTCTCGATCATCGATCGCGGCTGGGAAGAAGGCTGGATCTCGCCGAAGCCGCCGACCAAGCGAACCGGTAAAAAGGTCGCTGTCGTTGGTTCGGGCCCGGCCGGTTTGGCCGCCGCCGATCAGTTGAACAAGGCGGGCCATCAGGTCACCGTTTACGAACGGGACGATCGCATCGGCGGTTTGCTGATGTACGGCATCCCCAACATGAAGCTGGAAAAGGAACGGGTCGTCGAACGACGCGTCGACCTGATGAAGGCCGAGGGGATCGAGTTCGTCACGGGCGCCCACATCGGCGTCAACGTCCAGATGGAAGATCTCCGCAAAGACAACGATGCGGTGGTCTTGGCGGTCGGGGCCACCAAGCCGCGCGACTTGCCGATTCCGGGACGTGATCTCGATGGCGTCTACTTCGCCATGCAGTTTTTGAAGGCGAATACCAAAAGCCTGCTCGACTCGGAACTGAAAGACGGCAACTACATTTCGGCCGAAGGGAAAGACGTCATCGTCATCGGCGGCGGCGATACTGGAACCGACTGCTTGGGAACCTCGATCCGTCATGGCGCCAAGAGCGTCGTCAACTTCGAGCTGTTGCCGCAACCGCCGAAACAGCGGGCTTCCGACAATCCCTGGCCGCAATGGGCGCGGATCTTCCGCGTCGACTACGGTCACCAGGAAGCGGAAGCGAAGTTCGGCCACGATCCTCGCACCTACTGCGTGCTTAGCAAAGAATTCATCGGCGACGACAAAGGAAACCTGACCGGTATCCGCACCGTCAACGTCGAGTGGAAGAATGACGATGGCCGTTGGAACATGCAGGAAGTTCCCGGCAGCGACAAGGTTTGGAAGGCCGATTTGATTTTGTTGGCGATGGGCTTCCTTGGTCCGGAAGAAACCTTGGTGGAAAAACTGGGGATGGAAACCGACCAACGGTCGAACTTCAAGGCCGAGTATGGCCGCTTCGCCACCAACGTCGATGGGGTCTTCGCCGCCGGCGACTGCCGCCGCGGTCAAAGCCTGATCGTCTGGGCGATCAACGAAGGACGCGGCGCCGCCCGCGAGTGTGATCGCTTCCTAATGGGAAAGACGGAACTTCCGTAA